CCGGCAGTAATAAAAACCATGTCGGCACCATCCAGCAATTCGGAAATTTTTTCCGTATCCTCAATAGTGGCATTGCGACCGATATCCGGGTTGGCACCAGCACCCAGCCCCCGGGTTAACCGTGAACCAAGCTGGAGTTTGATGGCTGCCGTCGATGCCTCCAAAGCCTGAGCATCGGTATTGGCAGCGACAAAATCAACTCCCTGAACCTGGGAATTAATCATGCTGTTTACTGCATTGCTCCCGCCCCCGCCAACACCAATAACTTTGATATTGGCCTGCAATCTCGACCGTTCATCAAATTCAAACATAACTTTCCCTCCCTGTTCCATGCTTTAAAAAAATTCTGCAAACCAACTTTTCATGCGTGAAAATAATTTAAAAAATAGTTTNNNNNNNNNNNNNNNNNNNNNNNNNNNNNNNNNNNNNNNNNNNNNNNNNNNNNNNNNNNNNNNNNNNNNNNNNNNNNNNNNNNNNNNNNNNNNNNNNNNNATATCAGTAGTACCACCACCAATATCGATCACCATAACTCCCAATTCCCGTTCCTCGGGAGTCAAGACCGCAGCACTGGAAGCTATCTGCTGCAAAGCTATATCATAAACTTCCAGGCCGGCACGGTTACATGAGCGAACAATATTCTGTGCTGATGCCACTGCGGCGGTAACAATATGGACTTTCACCTCCAGCCTGACACCGGACATACCTACCGGATCATTAATCCCATCCTGATCATCAATAATAAACTCCTGGGCCATGGTATGAATCACTTCACGATCCATGGGAATAGCTACTGCTTTGGCCGCTTCCAGAACTTTTTCAACATCTTTGGACGAAACCTCCCGATCCTTGACCCCGATAATGCCATGGCTGTTAAAACCTTTAATATGTGCTCCGGCAATACCGGTCACCACCGCTTTAATGTCTGTTCCTGACATCAATTCAGCTTCATGAACCGCTTTTTTTATCGAATCAACCGTACTGTCGATATTGACTACCACTCCTTTACGCAAACCTTCCGAAGGATTGGTCCCAATCCCGATAATTTCAATTCCTTCCACAGTTATCTTGCCAACAATGGCGCAGATCTTCGTGGTCCCGACATCTAAACCAACGACAATCTGATCATTTTTAGCCATCATACCCCCCTGCACATCATACTGACTAGTGGCTGGCATCCCCATACCTTACCACTACCGAATATCCGGCACTGCAATCAAAACCGCTCACCAGTTCCACTTCCTTACCCAAATAGTTAAGCACTTTCTGCCAATGTTTCAATTTCAGCCGAAATTCCTCCAGACCCAAACGAAGTTGCCAGATATGCCGGCGGGTAAAGACCGTCAAACCAAAAGCATTATCCAAATTAATCTCCGCTATTCCTTCCTGACCATAGGCATCATTTTCCTGCCAGCAGGCCAGCAACTTTAAACCAAGATCCAGTAAAACCCGCCCCTGTTCAGGATTTTTCTGCAGTTGAGCCACCGACAATCCGGTAAAAACCGGCAAGTCAACTTCCTCCCCAGGATCAATCCGCTTAAAAATCTGCCCGTCAACATCAACGTAATAAAGTTTTTCCAGGTTAACAATGGCCACAGGCACCCTTTCAGTCACAGAAACCAGCAGGCGATCAGGCCATTGCCGACTGAGCTGGGCAGTCTTTACATATGGCAGGTTTTCCACTGCAGCCTGCTTATCAACCAGATCCACGTCAAACAGCAACATCCCCGGTTCCAAGTCCAACTGCTGTACGATTCCTTCCTTGGCAGTGTGATAATTTCCTTGCACAACAACCTCCTTTATGGTTCCTATTTCCTGTTCAGTTAACTGCTGCCTGATATAAGTGGTAATTAACGGTATCCGTGTCCAGATCAAAAAACTGACAATTACCATGAGCAATACCAAACCTGTCCGGGCAAACAAGGCCGCATATGCTCTTTTCTTTTTTTTCTTTCGCCCCCGTTTCAGTTCCCGGTTTATATTACTCAGTTTATTTTTCCGGGGAACAGCCACCATGCACCAACATTTTACGGTATACGGTNNNNNNNNNNNNNNNNNNNNNNNNNNNNNNNNNNNNNNNNNNNNNNNNNNNNNNNNNNNNNNNNNNNNNNNNNNNNNNNNNNNNNNNNNNNNNNNNNNNNCCTTATTTATTGAATTTCCAAGGATGCCCCACAGAGTATTTTTACAATCAGGGAATCAAAATCAATCCCTGCAGTCTGGGCTGCCTTTGGCAATAAACTGGTTCCCGTCATTCCCGGAATGGTATTGATCTCGATAACAAACGGCTTGCTATTCAAATCAAGGCGAAAATCAACCCGAATGGCACCAGACCGGCAACCGGTTACCCTGCAGCCTTGCACCGCTAACTGTTGAATCTCTTGCGTCACCTGGTCCGGCAAAGGCGCCGGAGCCAGATAATTGGTAGCTCCGGGCGTATATTTGGCCTGAAAATCATAAAACCCGGAAACCGGCTGAATCTCAATCAAGGGCAGCGGTTCACCTGCAAGCACCGCAGCGGTTACTTCCCGTCCGGGGATATATTTTTCCAGCAAAATTTCAGCATCATAACTAAAGGCTTTTTCCTGGGCAGCATGCAGTTCAGCCTCGGAACTGATAATTGAAATACCCAGGCTCGATCCTTCACTGGCCGGCTTGACCACCAGGGGATATCCCAGTTTCTGTTCAGCCGTAGAGATAAATACTTTATCAGTAGCCACCAAATATGAAGGAGTCGGTATCGCGGCACTCTCCAAAAAACGTTTGGTTGCCAGTTTATTCATCGCCACACTGCTAGCCAGCACCCCGGGACCGGTATAGGGAATCTGCAAAAACTCCAGCACCCCCTGGATTGCACCATCTTCCCCATAACGACCGTGCAGAGCCAAAAAAGCCACCTCGATGTTTTCAGCCTGCAACTGCCGACAGACATCTCTCCCCACATCAATTCCAACCACTTGATAATGCTGCTGTTTCAGGGAATCCAGGATGGCGGCGCCGGTTTTGAGGGAAACCTCCCGTTCTGCGGACAGCCCCCCCATCAGCACCCCGATTTTCTTATTTTTCAGCACTTCCATGGTTAAGCTCATATCGACTCCTCTTCTCCAGCCAACCCAGTAGAAATATACTCATCCCCAAAGCGAATAATCTCCTCCTCCAACACCAGGGAAAAAGACTTCCGGACCTGTTCCTTCACCCTGGCAATCAGGGTGAAAACATCAGCAGCCGTTGCTCCCGGTTCTGTGGTAATAAAATTAGCATGTTTAACAGACACTTGAGCCCCTCCAAAGCGCCAGCCGCTACATCCGGCAGCTTCAATTAAACGACCGGCATAATTACCCGGAGGATTTTTGAAAACGGAACCGGCTGAGGGTACACCATAGGGCTGCTTCTGCCGGCGAATCTGCCGATATTCTGCCATTTGTTTTTCAATCTTCTCCGGATTACCCGGTTTAAGCTCCAATTCAAGGCCAACCACCAGCTTCCCGAGAGGAATTCCTCCACGGCGATAGCCACTATTCAATTGCCCCTGGGTCCATGATTGCAAGTTTCCCTGACCATCACAGGTTATAACCTTCAGCAGCACATCACTGAATTCACGGCCAAAAGCCCCAGCATTCATAACTGCCGCCCCGCCGGCAGAACCGGGAATCCCGACCAAAAATTCCAGCCCGCTAAAACCCCGCTCCTGACAAAATTGCAGCAGGGTTGAAAGCCGTACTCCGCTCTCAACATCAACCTTTACCTTGTTGTTGCTGATAGTCGGCTCGGCTATATCATGTATATGTTCCACCAGACTTATTACCGCTGCTTTCGTAACCCCTGAATCGGCCACTACTATATTGGCACCACCACCGAGTGGCAGCACCGGCACCGCCAAATCCCCCAACCTGTGAAGCAAACTCTTTAAAGCACCCACATCCGTCGGCGCCAGATAAAGACGGGCTGTTCCCCCGACCCGGATCATAGTCCGATCAGCCAGGGAAACATTTTCCCGAACCTGGCCATTGAACTCCAGGTCCAGAATTTTGATAATATCTTCACTGATCGGTATCTCCCGGTTTGTTAACATCAGGGAATTATTTTCAACATGCTGGTAACTTTTTTAACCCCATTTATGATCCGAACCGCATCAATAATCCGGGCTTCCTCATTTTCACTATGAGCCCTGCCGGACAAAATCACTTCCCCCTGCATCACATCAACATCAATCCCCAGTGAACGGACTCCCGGCATACTCATGAGTTTAATGTTCACTGCCGTAGTAATGGTGCTGTCATCAACCACTTCACCGGCCGACCGGCCCCCTGGCGTGGCACAGGACACCAGCTGCATCACCAGCAACAGGGAAACAAAAATCAAACTTCCACTTGTCATTACTGAAATTTTTCCCTTCATTTTTCCCTCCTTAAGATGCCCAAAAAGAAAGTTTCTTTTTAAAGCGTGAATACGATACTCAGTGTATGTGGTGTACGGTTTACGGTTTACGGTTTACGGTGTATACGGTACAGGGAAACACCTTAAACCTTGAGCCTTAAACCTTGAACCTTTCTAAAAAGCCAACAGGCTATGAGCCACTTTATTAATATCTCCGGCTCCCAGGGTTACCAACAGCTGATTCCCCTGGAGATTGTTCCGCAGGTAACTGACCATGGTTACCTGATCAGCATAATACTGGACATTTTTATGCCCGTGATGTTTGATCTCTGCCGCCAGGTTCTCAGCGGTAATTCCGGCGATGGGAGCTTCCCCTGCCGGATAAATCGTGGTCACCAGCAATTCATCCGCTTCATTAAAAGCAACCAGAAAATCGGTAAAAAGGTATTTGGTTCGGCTAAATCGGTGCGGTTGAAACGCCACCACCAGTTTACGGTCCGGGAAAGCCTGCCGCAATGCCCTCAAAGTGGCTATGATTTCGGTAGGATGATGACCATAATCATCAATAACCGTCACCCCCTGGAATTCTCCCAAGATCTGCAGCCGCCGTTGTACCCCACTGTACCGCTTTAAATTACGTTGAATCAGCTCAAAATCAAGGCCAATTTCAAAGCCGGCAGCAATGGCTGCCAGGGCATTCTGGATATAATGACGGCCAGGCAGACCGATGCTGACTTCCCCCAATACCCGCTCTCCTGCAACCACAGTGAAAGAACTGTTCATCCCGTTTATCTGCACCTTTGTTGCCTGGAGGTCAGCCTGGGGATTAAAACCATAAGTACAAAGGCGACGACTGATTCGGGGTATAATTTCCTGCACCCTGGGGTCATCAAGGCAGACAATAACCAGCCCGTAAAACGGCACCTTGTTAGCGAAAGTAACAAAGGTATCTTCAATTTCCGCTACTCCCCCCTGATAATGGTCCAGATGCTCCCGGTCAATATTAGTAATCATGGCAATAATAGGAGAAAGATAAAGAAAAGAACCATCACTTTCATCTGCTTCCGCCACCATGATTTCACCCTGTCCCAGCCTGGCACTGCTTTTCAGACTGTTCAGGCGACCGCCAATAACAATGGTGGGATCAATATCCGTATCAGCCAACATGGTGGCAATCATCGAGGTGGTTGTGGTTTTCCCATGGGTACCGGCCACCGCTACCCCATATTTCAGCCGCATCAGTTCGGCCAGCATCTCTGCCCGGGGGATGACCGGAATATAACGCTCCAGGGCCTCAACCACCTCGGGATTTTCATCCTTGACGGCAGTAGAACGCACAACAACTTCGACATCTCCCACATGCTGCCGTGAATGACCGGGATAAATTTTCGCCCCCAGTTCCTCCAGCCTTTCAGTTACTGACGTTTGCTGCAAATCAGAACCTGAAACCTGATAACCAAGATTCAGTAATACCTCAGCAATGCCGCTCATGCCGCTGCCACCAATGCCGACAAAATGAATACGTTTTACCTTATGACGCATTTTCATCTTTCAAATCCTCAACGGTGGAAAAAGCCATAACCTGCAGGCAGGTATCGACAATCTGAACAGCTGCCCGGGCACGACCCAGGCTGGCGGCCGCCATCGCCATCTGCCGGCGACGATCGGAATCCTTATACAAGACAGTCAACATGGCCGCCAGTTCCTCTTCATTCAATGCCTGATCCTTGAGCATCAGGGCTGCCCCTTTTTCGACAAAAACCTGGGCATTTAACTGCTGATGATCATGGGCAGCATGGGGATAGGGAATCAAAACTGCCGGCCGGCCCACCAGGGCCAGTTCAGCCAAGGTCAAAGCTCCGGCCCGACAGATAACCAGATCAGCTTGCGCATACTTTCTTCCCACATCCGCAAAAAAATCTGCCACT
The window above is part of the Pseudomonadota bacterium genome. Proteins encoded here:
- the ftsA gene encoding cell division protein FtsA, which encodes MMAKNDQIVVGLDVGTTKICAIVGKITVEGIEIIGIGTNPSEGLRKGVVVNIDSTVDSIKKAVHEAELMSGTDIKAVVTGIAGAHIKGFNSHGIIGVKDREVSSKDVEKVLEAAKAVAIPMDREVIHTMAQEFIIDDQDGINDPVGMSGVRLEVKVHIVTAAVASAQNIVRSCNRAGLEVYDIALQQIASSAAVLTPEERELGVMVIDIGGGTTD
- a CDS encoding FtsQ-type POTRA domain-containing protein, translating into PYTVKCWCMVAVPRKNKLSNINRELKRGRKKKKKRAYAALFARTGLVLLMVIVSFLIWTRIPLITTYIRQQLTEQEIGTIKEVVVQGNYHTAKEGIVQQLDLEPGMLLFDVDLVDKQAAVENLPYVKTAQLSRQWPDRLLVSVTERVPVAIVNLEKLYYVDVDGQIFKRIDPGEEVDLPVFTGLSVAQLQKNPEQGRVLLDLGLKLLACWQENDAYGQEGIAEINLDNAFGLTVFTRRHIWQLRLGLEEFRLKLKHWQKVLNYLGKEVELVSGFDCSAGYSVVVRYGDASH
- a CDS encoding D-alanine--D-alanine ligase, producing MSLTMEVLKNKKIGVLMGGLSAEREVSLKTGAAILDSLKQQHYQVVGIDVGRDVCRQLQAENIEVAFLALHGRYGEDGAIQGVLEFLQIPYTGPGVLASSVAMNKLATKRFLESAAIPTPSYLVATDKVFISTAEQKLGYPLVVKPASEGSSLGISIISSEAELHAAQEKAFSYDAEILLEKYIPGREVTAAVLAGEPLPLIEIQPVSGFYDFQAKYTPGATNYLAPAPLPDQVTQEIQQLAVQGCRVTGCRSGAIRVDFRLDLNSKPFVIEINTIPGMTGTSLLPKAAQTAGIDFDSLIVKILCGASLEIQ
- the murB gene encoding UDP-N-acetylmuramate dehydrogenase → MLTNREIPISEDIIKILDLEFNGQVRENVSLADRTMIRVGGTARLYLAPTDVGALKSLLHRLGDLAVPVLPLGGGANIVVADSGVTKAAVISLVEHIHDIAEPTISNNKVKVDVESGVRLSTLLQFCQERGFSGLEFLVGIPGSAGGAAVMNAGAFGREFSDVLLKVITCDGQGNLQSWTQGQLNSGYRRGGIPLGKLVVGLELELKPGNPEKIEKQMAEYRQIRRQKQPYGVPSAGSVFKNPPGNYAGRLIEAAGCSGWRFGGAQVSVKHANFITTEPGATAADVFTLIARVKEQVRKSFSLVLEEEIIRFGDEYISTGLAGEEESI
- a CDS encoding BON domain-containing protein yields the protein MKGKISVMTSGSLIFVSLLLVMQLVSCATPGGRSAGEVVDDSTITTAVNIKLMSMPGVRSLGIDVDVMQGEVILSGRAHSENEEARIIDAVRIINGVKKVTSMLKIIP
- the murC gene encoding UDP-N-acetylmuramate--L-alanine ligase, which translates into the protein MRHKVKRIHFVGIGGSGMSGIAEVLLNLGYQVSGSDLQQTSVTERLEELGAKIYPGHSRQHVGDVEVVVRSTAVKDENPEVVEALERYIPVIPRAEMLAELMRLKYGVAVAGTHGKTTTTSMIATMLADTDIDPTIVIGGRLNSLKSSARLGQGEIMVAEADESDGSFLYLSPIIAMITNIDREHLDHYQGGVAEIEDTFVTFANKVPFYGLVIVCLDDPRVQEIIPRISRRLCTYGFNPQADLQATKVQINGMNSSFTVVAGERVLGEVSIGLPGRHYIQNALAAIAAGFEIGLDFELIQRNLKRYSGVQRRLQILGEFQGVTVIDDYGHHPTEIIATLRALRQAFPDRKLVVAFQPHRFSRTKYLFTDFLVAFNEADELLVTTIYPAGEAPIAGITAENLAAEIKHHGHKNVQYYADQVTMVSYLRNNLQGNQLLVTLGAGDINKVAHSLLAF